The Kribbella sp. NBC_00662 nucleotide sequence CCGGCGCGGCCGCGACCGCGTAGCTGCCGTCGGCACCGGGCAGTGCCGTGGACAGCAGGCTGTCGCCGGTGGCCGGGTCGATGGCGTTCAGGTACGCCGGACTGCCGCTGGACACGTTCCAGATCGCGGTCTTGCCGTTCGGGCCGGGCGCGACGGTACCGCCGATGAGCAGTACGTCGGACAGCGGAACGCCCAACGAGGTCAGAGTCGCTGTCGGCGGATGATGTCCTGCCTGAGCAGCGGGAGTGGTCAGAGTCGTGACGAGTACGGCGGCGAGTGCCACCGCGATGAGCGAGCGGGCTGATCGCATGCGATGCCTCCGGGGTGCCGTATTTACGGTCCTGTCCGAAAGTGAAGCTCTGACCGCATCGGGAAGTCAACGTTTCGGCACAATTTGCCACTACTGGCAGCAGATGCTCCGGTTTCGGCCTCGGCCGTTAAGGCCGGGGGAGGTTGGCGAGCAGGTTCTGCAGCTTCTCCCGGGTGGCGGCGAAGTAGCTGTTCTCGCGGTGCAGAGCACGATGGAACGCGGCCAGCTCGGCCGGCGAGATCGTGTTCGAGAACGTGCTGATCTCGGTGAGGTCGAGCCGCCGGTTGAACAGATGGACGGTGTCCCGCCAGCGGTGCAGCAGCCCGACCAGGTCGGCGTCGCGGTGCAGTCCGAGCGCGCCGGACACCAGCGCGAGATCCACCGCGGACACGACCAGCCGCGGATACACCTGCCGAGAGGTCGGCGCGTCGGGCGAGAACCGTTCGTCGTTGAGCAGCCGGGTGTTCTCCTGCAGCTCGTCCACCACAGCACGCAGTACTTCGGAACGCCGCTCCGCCTCGGCTGTGAGCCGCTCGACGAAGATGCCGCTCAGCCCGGCGACCAGAGTGAGGGTGTTGACGGCCGGCTCCCAGCGCGAGTTCCCCGGCCAGAAGAACCAGATGATGCCGAGAACGAACGCCACCCCGAGCAGCCCGTACGTCACCACTGTGACGACGGTGCGCCGGGTCATGTTGCCCAGATGTCGTCGGCGAGGCTGTGCGCCGCCTCGCCGGCCGCGTCCGGTGCGAGCAGGAGCAGCTCCAGGCCGAACGGGTTCGGGCGGCGGGTGTACCGGAACTGGGACTGGATCGCCTCGACCGGAGTCAGCTGGCAGGCCTCGGTGAGCCGCTTCAGCCGGGTGGTCGAGTACTTCCGGGTGGTGTAGAGCCGGATCGTGTCACCGATCGGCAGCACCACCTCGGTGTGGTCCGGCAGCTCCATCCGGATCTCGTCGTCGGTGTCGTTCTGCCAGAGGATCTTCACCAGCAGCGCGTCCTCGTCCTCGACCTCGCCGATGAACTTGACCCGGTCGTTGTTGATCTTGAGGTCGGTGTTGTACCGCAGTGCGCTGGTGACGAACTCCGCGAACGCGCGGGTCTGGTGATACTCGTCGGCTGCCGCGTCCGCGGTCTCCTGGTCCAGCCGGGTCGTGCTGGCCACCTCGAGCAGCAGCCGGTCCTGCGGCCGCAGTACGTGCGTCAAGGTGCTGAGCAGCTCCTCGTCGCTCTCGAAGTTGGCCAGCGTGTTGCCGGTGAGCGTGAACAGGATCGGATCGTTGCCGACCAGCCGGGCGAGCATCTGCGCGAGCTCGTCCATGTTGTCGGCGATCGAGAAGTCCAGCTGCACCGGCAGCACCTGGGACACCGGGAAGCGGGCGCCGCGGACGGGCTCGAGCGTGCCCATCCGCAGCATCTCCGAGCTCATGTCGACCGGTATGTAGTACATGTCCCGGTTGTTCCGGCGCATGTCGCTGAGGATCGTGCGGTCCTTCACGCCCGTCCCGACGCCGAGGCTGACCAGGTGGAAGCCGCCGTTCTCGACGTGCGGACGGACCTTGCGCCAGTGCCGCAGGAACGACTCCGCGCCCGCCTTCATGACCAGGTAGAACGGGTCGTTGGTGGCGTTCGCCCAGGCGATGGTCGGGCCGATACCCCAGTACGAGAAGCCGGACGTGATCTGCTTGCCGTCACCGGTCGTCGACACCGGCCCGCGCAGGTCCCCGGTCAGCGTCGCGAGCTTGTCGGTCTGATCCTCGCCGACGAGCAGCAGGGACCAGGCGAAGTCGTCGTCGGCCAGCGCATGCTCGAGCTTCCGGATCACGGGTACCGGCTCTGCCACGTCTCACCCCTCACACGATGAGACGTCAGATTATCGGTTGCCGGACCGGACCGCTGGTCAGATCGGCGTGACCGCGTCCGCTTCCCGGCCCTTGGGCCCGTCCACGATCTGGAACTCGACCGGCTGGCCGTCCTCGAGGGTCTTGTACCCGTCGGAGACGATCTTGCTCCAGTGCACGAACACGTCGTCGACGTCGTTGCCGTCACCATCGGTCTCGACGGCAAGAAAACCGTAGCCCTTGTCGGCGTTGAACCACTTCACGGTGCCGCGCACCATCGGAACTCCTCGACCACGGAACCCGCTTGTCCGGGCCCCTCGCGATCCACCAGCTTACCGAGAGCCGCCCGCGCGAGGGGCGCGGCGGTCGCGAGTCCACCGGCCGGACCAGGAAGATGCCACCGGCAAGCAGTGTGAGGGCGGGTCAACCGCGGCGGGAGGCGGCCAGGCCGAGGACGCCGGCGGTGACCAGGAGGAGGGCGCTGGTGACGCCGAGGTCGTCGGTCTGCAGGACGCCGTTCTCGGTCAGCATCCAGATCGTGGCCGCGCCGGTGAGGACCGCGCCCGTCACGACACCGGGCACGTCCGGCTTCGTCTTGCGTGGCTGCTGGCTCATCCGCGCTCCACCTTGATACTGCCCAGCCTGACGTCCAGGTCCAGGGTGACCTGCTGCGGACCGGCCTTGCCGTCCGTGCCGAGGTCGTTGAGGTTCAGCTCGGCATCATGGCCGCCCTGGTGCTGGTCGAGGAAGGACACGTCTCCCATTTCGGCCGCCAGGTTGCCGGTCACGTCGACGTTCTCGGGCAGCTTGACGATCACCTCGCCGGCTCCGCCGTGGACGTCGACCTTCGCGCCGGGGCCGAACTTCGCCTTGGTCAGGTCCAGGTGCACCGACCCGGCGTCGAACTGGTAGCTCGTCCCGGTCGCGGTGATGGTCTGGCTCGACGGCGCGACGTAGTTGGTGTCGGCGAAGTTGCGCGGCACGTTCGGGAACACGGTGCTCGCCACCGCACCGGCCGCGAGCAGGATGCCCAGCGGCAGCAGGGCCAGCGTCCGGCCGACGAACCCGCCGAGCAGCATGCCGGCGCCGAGCGTGGCCAGGCCGATGACCAGCATGGTCGCCGTGGAGGCGCCCGCCAGCGCGGCGATACCGATCGCGAGGCCGGTCAGTACGACGACGATCGACTTGATCCCGCGCATGCCCTTCGCGGGCGGACCGGCGGGCCTGGTGCTGGCCGGCGGGGTGGTGCCGGCCGGCTCGTCGACGTACAGGCCGAGAGGGTCGTCCTCGGTCCACACAGGCTGGACCGGTTCGACGGTGCGGTCCTGGGGTCGCTGTGTGGCCGAGGACGACGGACCCGTCGGGGGAGCTGACGGGTCGCTCTGCGGCGGCGCGTACGCCGGGCTGGTCTGCTGACCGGGAGTGGTGTCCTGCGGGCGGCCGGTCCAGTTGGTGCCCTGGCCGCTCCAGTTCGCGTCCGGGCCGCCCATGTACTGGTTGCGGCGGCCGCGGCCGACCCCGCCGTTCTTGCGCTGTTTGGCGACCACGAAGATCACGGCGAGCACGATCAGCGGGCCGGGGACGAACCGGCCGAAGTCGAACGACGACATCATCGCGATCGCGGCGAACACACAGGCGCCGATCACGACCGGCCACAGCCACGGGTGGTCCGGACGGATCCGGTCACCGAGCAGACCCTGCGCCGCCGAGCGGTCGCTGCCCTCGTCGGGCATCAGCACCCAGGCGGCGATGTAGAAGATGATCCCGGGGCCGCTGAGGATCAGGACGGCCATCACCACGCGGATCAGCACGGGATCGATGTTCAGCGCGCGGCCGATGCCGCCGCAGACACCGGCGACCCAACGGTCCGACCTGCTGCGCCGCCAGGTCTGCGGGTTCTGCAGGCGGTCGCGGTCGAACCCACCGGGTCCACTCTGGTTCTGCTCCATGTCATCGATGGTCGCTCTAATGGTCGGCGTGACACATCGGGGATCCCCCCTGACGACCCCGGAGCCGGCGCGCGGGCCGGGCCGGAGCCGGTGCGGGGCCGACCGGGGTTTCGGGGTTCTCCCCGAGGCGACCCTGAGCTCCGCGGGCGGGCGCTGAGGAGGCGGCCGGGGACAAGCCTGCTGGTGTCAGACCTGTCCACATGTGACGATCGTTGTGATGAGCCAGCCAGCAGCCGCGCCGCCGGGCGGGACCTCCACGAACGGAGGCCAGCCCGAGCCGACGCCTGCCCAGTCTGCACAGTCCGGTCAGGAGCAGTGGCGCTACAAAGGCTGGGGCCCGGACGGCCCGGGGCAGTACCAAGGCCCGTACGCCGCTTACGCCGCGCGCATGGCTGCCGAGCAAGCAGCCGGCGCCCACCACGCCGGTAGCCACCAGTACGCATCGGGTGCAGGTGGCGCGTGGACACCCCCGCCGTACGGCCACTCTGGACCAGCTGGTCCCGGGGCGGCGCTCCCACCTCGGCAGCCCACGGACCCGCCTCGCCGGGCGTACCGGCGTACAGAAGGCCGGGTCGTCGCCGGTGTGGCCGGCGGGATCGCGGACCACCTCGGTGTGTCCGACACCATCGTCCGCCTGGTGCTGATCGCGACGACGGTCTTCGGCGGCTTCGGCGT carries:
- a CDS encoding L-histidine N(alpha)-methyltransferase translates to MAEPVPVIRKLEHALADDDFAWSLLLVGEDQTDKLATLTGDLRGPVSTTGDGKQITSGFSYWGIGPTIAWANATNDPFYLVMKAGAESFLRHWRKVRPHVENGGFHLVSLGVGTGVKDRTILSDMRRNNRDMYYIPVDMSSEMLRMGTLEPVRGARFPVSQVLPVQLDFSIADNMDELAQMLARLVGNDPILFTLTGNTLANFESDEELLSTLTHVLRPQDRLLLEVASTTRLDQETADAAADEYHQTRAFAEFVTSALRYNTDLKINNDRVKFIGEVEDEDALLVKILWQNDTDDEIRMELPDHTEVVLPIGDTIRLYTTRKYSTTRLKRLTEACQLTPVEAIQSQFRYTRRPNPFGLELLLLAPDAAGEAAHSLADDIWAT
- a CDS encoding cold shock domain-containing protein; the protein is MVRGTVKWFNADKGYGFLAVETDGDGNDVDDVFVHWSKIVSDGYKTLEDGQPVEFQIVDGPKGREADAVTPI
- a CDS encoding PspC domain-containing protein; amino-acid sequence: MEQNQSGPGGFDRDRLQNPQTWRRSRSDRWVAGVCGGIGRALNIDPVLIRVVMAVLILSGPGIIFYIAAWVLMPDEGSDRSAAQGLLGDRIRPDHPWLWPVVIGACVFAAIAMMSSFDFGRFVPGPLIVLAVIFVVAKQRKNGGVGRGRRNQYMGGPDANWSGQGTNWTGRPQDTTPGQQTSPAYAPPQSDPSAPPTGPSSSATQRPQDRTVEPVQPVWTEDDPLGLYVDEPAGTTPPASTRPAGPPAKGMRGIKSIVVVLTGLAIGIAALAGASTATMLVIGLATLGAGMLLGGFVGRTLALLPLGILLAAGAVASTVFPNVPRNFADTNYVAPSSQTITATGTSYQFDAGSVHLDLTKAKFGPGAKVDVHGGAGEVIVKLPENVDVTGNLAAEMGDVSFLDQHQGGHDAELNLNDLGTDGKAGPQQVTLDLDVRLGSIKVERG